Genomic DNA from Methanofastidiosum sp.:
TTTTATTTGCTAATATAGAAAGGCCTTTAATTAAAATAAAAAAACGACATGAAAAACTGGATAAAAAATATTTTAACTATTACTTTTATATTGTTAGCAGCTGTTTTGTTATTTGGTGGAAGCTTTTTGAAAGAAAGCCCTGAAACAAAAAACATTGCTATCAGTGAATTAGCAGCCCAAATTAATAGTGGAAATATTTCTGACATTACTATAAAAGAAAATGTCATTACCTCTGTTGACAAAGAAGGTGTTCGCTTAATTTCAAAAACAGGCTTAAATGAATCTTTTTTTGATTTTCTTAAATACTATGAAATTGATGCAAAACAACTATCTTTAATTGAAGTCACTTTTGAAGAAAAAGTTGATTGGGGAAATATAATCTGACTAGCCATAATACTATTAATTCCTCTTTTCTTAATTTTTTCTTTTTTGGGTATGCCAGGAAGGAAAGGAAAGCAAGGCGGCCCTGGACAAATTTTTAATTTTAGCCAGTCAAATATAAAACAATTTACACCAACTAAAACTAAAGTTTCTTTTGATGATGTTGCTGGCATGAAGGAAGAAAAAGAAGAATTATTAGAAATAGTTGATTTTCTTAAAAACCCTAAGAAATTCACTGACTTGGGTGCTAAAATACCAAAAGGAGTTTTGCTAATGGGTGCTCCTGGAACAGGAAAGACTCTTTTAGCAAGATCAATTGCTGGAGAAAGCAATGTCCCTTTCTTTCATATTTCTGGGTCTGAATTTGTAGAAATGTTTGTTGGAGTTGGAGCTTCTAGAGTTAGATCTGCCTTTGCTATTGCTAAAAAAGCATCTCCGGCAATATTGTTTGTTGATGAAATAGATGCGATTGGCAGGGAAAGAGGTTCTGGTATAGGTGGAGGCCAAGACGAAAGAGAACAAACTTTAAATCAAATTCTTGTTGAAATGGATGGTTTTGATAACAACACCAATGTAATCGTGGTGGCAGCTACAAATAGACCTGATGTTCTTGATTCAGCTCTATTGAGGCCAGGTAGATTTGACAGAAGAATTGTCTTAAACTTGCCTGATTTAAATGAAAGACAAGAAATACTTACCTTACATTTAAAAAATAAAAAAATTGCTAAAAATATCGACATTAAAAAAGTTGCTGAAAGAACTCCTGGTTTTTCTGGTGCAGACTTAGAAAATTTAGCTAATGAAGCAACTTTATTGGCTGCAAAGAAAAACTTAAAAGAAGTTACCGGAGAACATGTTTTAGATTCTATTGAAAAAGTTTTGTTGGGACCAGAAAGAAGAAGCCATGTTATAAAAGAAAAAGAGATTACCGCTTATCATGAAGGAGGTCATGCTTTAGTGGCAGCGAAATTAAAACATGCTGACCCAATACATAAAATATCTATTATTTCAAGAGGAAGAGCAGCTGGCTATACTTTACAGCTTCCTTTGGAAGATAGAATTTTTCAAACAAAATCCGAGATGCTCGATACTTTAACAACACTGATGGGAGGATATGTAGCTGAAGAATTAACTTTTGGAGAAATATCAACTGGATCATCAAATGATTTAAAAATTGCCTCTGAAAAAGCACGTAAATTTATTGTAAAATATGGCATGAGCAATCTTGGGCCAATAT
This window encodes:
- the ftsH gene encoding ATP-dependent zinc metalloprotease FtsH; its protein translation is MPGRKGKQGGPGQIFNFSQSNIKQFTPTKTKVSFDDVAGMKEEKEELLEIVDFLKNPKKFTDLGAKIPKGVLLMGAPGTGKTLLARSIAGESNVPFFHISGSEFVEMFVGVGASRVRSAFAIAKKASPAILFVDEIDAIGRERGSGIGGGQDEREQTLNQILVEMDGFDNNTNVIVVAATNRPDVLDSALLRPGRFDRRIVLNLPDLNERQEILTLHLKNKKIAKNIDIKKVAERTPGFSGADLENLANEATLLAAKKNLKEVTGEHVLDSIEKVLLGPERRSHVIKEKEITAYHEGGHALVAAKLKHADPIHKISIISRGRAAGYTLQLPLEDRIFQTKSEMLDTLTTLMGGYVAEELTFGEISTGSSNDLKIASEKARKFIVKYGMSNLGPISLADEESLFLGRQLTSRHNYSEELSAKVDKEMIGLLTVAYNEAKEILIKHKEKLEKIAKALLKKETLEKDEFYKLLEEK
- a CDS encoding ATP-dependent metallopeptidase FtsH/Yme1/Tma family protein — encoded protein: MKNWIKNILTITFILLAAVLLFGGSFLKESPETKNIAISELAAQINSGNISDITIKENVITSVDKEGVRLISKTGLNESFFDFLKYYEIDAKQLSLIEVTFEEKVDWGNII